GGGAGCTGTTACTGGATACCGTCATCCAGAGCTCTCCCCTGTCGCTGCTGCTGATAGACCAAAGCAAACACATTATCTATGCCAACACCAGTGCCCGCCATTTGCTGCACGCGGGCAAGCCACTGCAGGGCCACCTGCTGGAACAGATCCTGCCGCACTGCCCGCCAGAACTGGCACAGGCCATCGAACAACAACAGGATGGGCTTACCAGCTACCTCGTCAACGAAACCACGCATACGCTGCACATCAGCAATAGCACCTTTGTACTCAACTCACAAAAACACCGCCTGATCCTGCTGCGGGAAATGACGCGGGAGCTGACGCGGGCAGAAGTACAGGTATGGAAGAAGGTCATCCGCCTGATCAGCCATGAGCTGAATAACTCCCTCGCTCCTATTTCCTCCATGGCCCATAGCGGCAAGCTGCTGTCAGAAAAACTCCATTCGGAGCAACTGGCCGGCGTCTTTGAAGTGATCGCCGAGCGCTGCCGGCATCTGACCGCTTTTACTCAGGGCTATGCGCGCTTCGCCAAACTCCCACCACCGGCCTGCGAAACCGTGCAATGGCAGTCGCTGGTGAATCGTCTGCAGCCGCTGCAGCCGTTTGAACTATCGGGAAATCTGCCCGCACGCCCCGGTTATTTTGACCCCGCACAGATTGAACAGGCGCTGCTGAACCTGCTCAAAAATGCCAGCGAATCCGGGAGTTCAGAAGATAAAATTACCCTGGGCATTCAGACCGATGTGCACGGTCAGTTAATCAGTGTGAGTGACCGCGGTTGCGGGATGAGTGACCAGGTCTTACAGCAGGCGCTGCTGCCCTTCTTCTCTACCAAGCCCCAGGGCGTGGGGCTGGGCCTGGCACTGTGCCGTGAAATCGCGGAAGCCCACGGTGGCCAGGTCAGACTTCATAACCGTCGCGGTAGCGGATTGCAGGTCAGCCTGTGGCTGCCCTGGCCAACGGAAAACGGGCCGCACTGAGAGCTCTGTTTTTCCCGGTAGCAGGCCGTCCCCGTCGGATTAATGGCAAAAATCAGGCTGGCACCCGTTGTTCCCCGCGCAGTTTGTTCACATCCGCGCGCGGCGGCGCGCCGAACATGCGGCTGTACTCGCGGCTGAAGTGGGACGGGCTCTCGTAACCCACGCGGTAGCTGGCAGAGGCCGCTTCCAATCCCTCACTAAGCATCAACCGGCGCGCTTCGTGGAGACGCAGTTTTTTCTGAAACTGCAACGGCGACATCCGCGTGATCTGCTTGAAACTGTGGTACAGGGACGACTCACTCATGTTGGCCCGATCCGCCAGTTCGCGAATGCGCAGCGGCTCGGCGAAGTGGTCCTTGAGCAACGCGATCACCCGCGAGATCCGGTTGGCCTGGCTGTCCGCCACGGCAAATTTGCGAATGCGCGCGCCCATTTCTCCCATCAGCACACGGTAAAGAATTTCTTTGCGCGCCAGCGGCGCAAGTACCGGCACATCCGTGGGACTGTCCAACAGATTCAGCAAGCGGATCACCGCATTCAGCAAGCCGATATCCATCTGTGCCATGCACAGGCCGCAGTTCACTTCCGGGCAGTGGAAGTCCGCCTCCAACGCCGGCGTCTGCTCTCCCAGCTCCAGAATCAGATCGGTCACTTCCTTGGGTTCCACCACCAGTTTGACGGCCAGGTACGGCTGTTCCGGCAATGCCTTCACCACCCTCGCCGATACCGGCAGGTGCACCGAGGAGGCCAGATAATTCAGCGGTCCATAGGTGATTTCCTTGTCACCCAGCTGCAAGCTTTTTTCACCCTGAACAATGAAACCGAGGGAGGGCTCGTACACGCTGGAAATACAGCTGGTAGTCGCCTCATCGGAGCGGATCAGGCCGACACCCGCAAGTACGGACGGATTCATCATCCCCACCTCTGGCACCCAGCGCAGAATATTGCGCACCAGTCCCTTGCGCGCGATCTCCAGTTCCCGCTCCACAGCGTTGCCGCGTTGCTCCCCTGCCATACACCCCTCCGGATAACCGTTCAGACCGCTGGCCAGTATACGGAGTTTCAGGCAAGCCGCTTAGAACTTTGCAGAATTGGGCAAGCACCGGACAGTAATATGCAAGCCGCTCTCGAAATGTGACAAAAGCACTACTCCACGGGCGGTCATAAACAGTGTAAAAAATTACACCGCAGAAAATACCGGTGACGGGAGCGGGAGTCCGACCGGCCGGCAACATCGGCAGGAATACAGAATCAGGCAATCAGCCGGTAGTAACCGGATACCGCCGGATACCGCTGAACCGCTAGGGTATGCCACCGGTGGGGAGCTGTTCTCCCCACTCAAGTAAAGGAGTAAGCACCCAATGCCAAAACATATCCTGATCGGTCTCGCGGCCCTGTTACTGGCAGGATGCAATGCCGACGATACGGAAGGGCAGCGGCCGCCGCCCATGCCCGTGGAGGTGGTGGAAGTGAGCGCGGAACCGGCAACCCTGTGGAACGACTTTACCGGACGAGTGGCGGCACCGGAAACGGTGCAGTTGCGCGCACGGGTCAGCGGTTATATCGACAAGGTCGCGTTTACCGAGGGCGAACTGGTAACACGCGGGGACCTGTTGTTTGAGATAGATCCTCGCCCCTACCGTGCGCGCGAGCGCGCCGCGCAGGCGGAGCTGACCCGCGCCCGCAGCCAACTGGCCCTGAGTCAAAGCCGCGCGCAACGCGCCAGCCAGTTGCTGGCGAGCCGCGCCATTTCCCGCGAGGAAAACGACCAGCGTCAGGCCGCACTGGCATCCGACCGCGCCGCCGTCAGTGCTGCAGAAGCGGCGCTGGAAAGCGCGCGTCTGGACCTGCAATTCACTCAGGTCAAGGCGCCCATCAGCGGCCGTGTGGGCCGAGCGCAGATCACCCGCGGCAACCTCGCCAGTGCCGACGAGACACTGTTGACCACACTGGTGTCCGTCGATCCCATGTATGTTTATTTCGAAAGCGACCAGACCAGCTTTGCCGGCAGCCGCGAATTTTTCACCCTTAAACAGCGCCCTCAGGTGCATATCGGGCTGGTGGGTGAAAGTGGCTTCCCACATATTGGCGAACTGGATTTTATCGACAACCGCCTGAACAGCCACACCGGCACCATGCAGTTCCGCGCCCTGGTGGCCAACCCCGAGGGCAGCTTCCGGCCCGGGCAGTTCGCGCGCGTGCAGATGCCGATCGAGCAACTCGGGGACGCGCTGCTGCTGAACCGCAAAGCGGTGCTCACGGATCAGGACCGGCGCTACGTGTATGTGGTAAATACGGAGAACCTCACCGAGCGCCGCGAGGTACAGACCGGCCCGGAGCAGGATGAACGAGTGCTCATTCGCAGCGGACTGCAGCCCGGCGAGCGGGTGGTGGTCAACGGCCTGCAGAAAATCCTGTTCCCGGGTATGCCGGTTGAGCCGCAACTGGTGCAGATGCGCGGGACGAAAACCGCACAACAGGTTGCCGGGCGCTGAACGTTTTCCCCTCCCGCCAAAAAGATTACTGATTTTCAAATTTCTGTGCGGTTTCCGCCACCGCACACGGGGTAACTCTGTATGAATTTTTCCCGATTTTTTGTCGACAGGCCGATCTTCGCCTCGGTGCTGTCGATCATCATCTTCGTGGTTGGTCTGATCAGCATTCCGGTGCTGCCGGTGAGCGAATACCCGGAAGTGGTACCGCCGAGTGTCGCGGTGACCGCGCGCTACCCGGGCGCCAACCCCAAGACCATTGCCGAAACCGTCGCCACACCGCTGGAGGAAGCCATCAACGGTGTGGAGGACATGATTTACATGAAATCCGTCGCCGGCAGTGACGGCACATTGTCGCTGACCGTGACCTTCAAGCTGGGTACAGATCCGGACCAGGCCCAGGTGCAGGTGCAGAACCGGGTCTCCCAGGCGCTGCCGCGGCTGCCGGAAGACGTACGCCGCCAGGGTGTCACCACCCAGAAGCAGTCCCCCAACCTGATGATGGCGGTACACCTGATTTCTCCGGACGACCGCTTCGACGCGACCTATATCCGCAACTACGCGGTGCTGCATATTCGCGATGAACTGGCGCGCATCCCCGGCGTCGGTCAGGCGGGGCTGTTCGGGTCCGGCGACTACGCCATGCGCCTGTGGGTGGACCCGCAGAAAGCCGCGGCCCTTGGGGTAACCGCGTCCGACATTGCCAGTGCGGTGCGCGAGCAGAACGTACAGGTTTCCGCCGGCCAGATCGGCGCCCAGCCGATGCCGGGGGAAAACGACTTTCTGATCTCCATCAACGCCAAGGGGCGCCTTACAAGTGCCGAGGAATTTGGCGATGTGGTGCTGAAAACCGGCAATGACGGCGAGATCACGCGCCTGCGGGATGTCGCGCGTGTCGAGCTGGCCGCATCGGAGGACACCCTGCGCGCGCTGCTGAACGGTCGCCAGGCTGTGGGCCTGCCGATCTTCCAGGCACCGGGCTCCAACTCGCTGGAGGTCGCACAGGCGGTGCGCGAGAAAATGGCCGAGCTGGACGATCACTTCCCGGAGGGGATGGAATGGGAGATCGCCTACGACCCGACGGTATTTGTCAGCACCTCGATCAAGGCGGTGATCAAAACCCTGCTGGAGGCAGTGCTGCTGGTGGTACTGGTGGTGATCCTGTTCCTGCAGACCTGGCGCGCGTCGCTGATTCCGCTGTTGGCGGTGCCGGTGTCGATCATCGGCACCTTCGCGGTGCTGCAGCTGCTGGGCTTTTCCATCAACACCCTGACCCTGTTCGGCATGGTACTCGCGATCGGTATCGTGGTGGACGATGCCATCGTGGTAGTGGAGAACGTCGAGCGCAATATCGAGGAGGGACTGAAACCGCTGGCCGCCGCCCACCAGGCCATGCGCGAGGTGAGCGGGCCGATTGTCGCCATCAGCCTGGTGCTGTGCGCGGTGTTTATCCCCATGGCATTCCTGGACGGTATCACCGGCCAGTTCTACCGCCAGTTCGCCATGACCATTGCCATCGCCACGGTAATCTCCGCGGTCAATTCACTGACCTTGTCACCGGCACTGGCGGCGACGCTGCTGAAGCCCCACGGCGCCCGACCGGACCTGCCCGCGCGCGCGATCGATCGTCTGTTCGGTTGGATATTCCGCCCGTTCAACCGCTTCTTCAACAAGAACGCCGAACGCTACCAGCACCTTGTAGGCCGCAGCCTGAACCGGCGCAGCCTGGTGTTCGCGGTCTACGCGCTGCTACTGGCGGGTACAGTATTCATGTTCAATCAGGTGCCCGGCGGGTTTATCCCGACTCAGGACAAAACCTACCTGGTGGGCAGTATCCGGCTGCCGGAGGGCGCCTCGCTGGATCGCACCGAGGCCGTGGCGCGGCGCGTCAGTGAACTGGCACAGGAAACCGAAGGCGTGTCCCACGCCGCCGCCTTTGTCGGTTTCAATGCACTGCAGCGCACCAACACGCCGAACGTCGGTACGGTGTTCGTGCTGTTCGACGATTTCAGCGAGCGCGATCGCAGTGCCGAGGAAATTGCCGCAGAACTGAATGCCAAGCTCGCAGGTATCAAGGAGGGGTTTGCGGTCAGCTTTATGCCGCCGCCGATCTTTGGACTCGGCGCCGGTTCCGGCTACTCGATGTACATCCAGGACCGCACCGGCGCCGGTTACGGCGAGCTGCAGACCGCCACCAACGAACTGGCCGGCGCCCTCAGCCAGACGCCGGGGCTCAGCTATCCCTTCAGTTCCTACCAGGCCAATGTGCCGCAGCTGGACGCGGAGGTGGACCGGCTGCAGGCCAAGGCCCAGGGCGTGCGCCTGGACGACCTGTTCGGCACACTGCAGCTGTATTTCGGCTCCCTGTATATCAATGACTTCAACCAGTTCGGGCGCACCTACCGGGTCATGGCACAGGCGGACGCGCCGTTTCGCGACGAGATAACGGATATCGACCATCTCTACACCCGCAACAACCGCGGCGAAATGGTGCCGATCAACACCATGGTGCAGCTGAAGCAGAGCTACGGCCCCGACCCGGTGATCCGCTACAACGGCTACCCGGCCGCGGACCTGCTGGGCCAGTCCAACCCGGCGGTGCTGTCGTCCGGCGAGGCGCTGGCAACCGTGGAGCGGGTGGCGGCGCAGACGCTGCCGGCGGGCATGACCATTGAGTGGACCGATCTCAGCTTCGAGCAGGTCAACCGCAGCAACGCATCGATGCTGGTATTCCCGCTGGCGCTGCTGCTGGTGTTCCTGGTGCTGGCGGCGCTCTACGAGAGCTGGGTGATGCCGCTGGCGGTGATCCTGATCGTGCCCATGTGTCTGCTGGCGGCGCTGTTCGGCGTGTGGCTGACCGACGGCGACAACAATGTATTCGTGCAGGTGGGCCTGGTGGTACTGATGGGGCTGGCGTGCAAGAACGCCATCCTGATCGTGGAGTTCGCCCGCGAACTGGAACTGGAAAAAGGCCTGGACCCGGTGCGCGCCGCGCTGGAAGCCTGCCGCCTGCGCCTGCGCCCGATCATCATGACCTCGGTGGCGTTTATCGCCGGGGTGGTGCCGCTGGTGATGGCCAGCGGCGCCGGCGCCGAAGTGCGCAACGCCATGGGCATCAC
The Microbulbifer celer DNA segment above includes these coding regions:
- a CDS encoding sensor histidine kinase, with amino-acid sequence MLRPSLEGKIFAVVFGSVVLGTGTPLLLLWLGSDSRLAWSAGLLLAVILAFILIRPVTRNLNRALDSIESGLLNFRDGDFSISLALNRKDQLGQLATLYNEVGEILRQERAHIHQRELLLDTVIQSSPLSLLLIDQSKHIIYANTSARHLLHAGKPLQGHLLEQILPHCPPELAQAIEQQQDGLTSYLVNETTHTLHISNSTFVLNSQKHRLILLREMTRELTRAEVQVWKKVIRLISHELNNSLAPISSMAHSGKLLSEKLHSEQLAGVFEVIAERCRHLTAFTQGYARFAKLPPPACETVQWQSLVNRLQPLQPFELSGNLPARPGYFDPAQIEQALLNLLKNASESGSSEDKITLGIQTDVHGQLISVSDRGCGMSDQVLQQALLPFFSTKPQGVGLGLALCREIAEAHGGQVRLHNRRGSGLQVSLWLPWPTENGPH
- a CDS encoding AraC family transcriptional regulator codes for the protein MAGEQRGNAVERELEIARKGLVRNILRWVPEVGMMNPSVLAGVGLIRSDEATTSCISSVYEPSLGFIVQGEKSLQLGDKEITYGPLNYLASSVHLPVSARVVKALPEQPYLAVKLVVEPKEVTDLILELGEQTPALEADFHCPEVNCGLCMAQMDIGLLNAVIRLLNLLDSPTDVPVLAPLARKEILYRVLMGEMGARIRKFAVADSQANRISRVIALLKDHFAEPLRIRELADRANMSESSLYHSFKQITRMSPLQFQKKLRLHEARRLMLSEGLEAASASYRVGYESPSHFSREYSRMFGAPPRADVNKLRGEQRVPA
- a CDS encoding efflux RND transporter periplasmic adaptor subunit translates to MPKHILIGLAALLLAGCNADDTEGQRPPPMPVEVVEVSAEPATLWNDFTGRVAAPETVQLRARVSGYIDKVAFTEGELVTRGDLLFEIDPRPYRARERAAQAELTRARSQLALSQSRAQRASQLLASRAISREENDQRQAALASDRAAVSAAEAALESARLDLQFTQVKAPISGRVGRAQITRGNLASADETLLTTLVSVDPMYVYFESDQTSFAGSREFFTLKQRPQVHIGLVGESGFPHIGELDFIDNRLNSHTGTMQFRALVANPEGSFRPGQFARVQMPIEQLGDALLLNRKAVLTDQDRRYVYVVNTENLTERREVQTGPEQDERVLIRSGLQPGERVVVNGLQKILFPGMPVEPQLVQMRGTKTAQQVAGR
- a CDS encoding efflux RND transporter permease subunit — translated: MNFSRFFVDRPIFASVLSIIIFVVGLISIPVLPVSEYPEVVPPSVAVTARYPGANPKTIAETVATPLEEAINGVEDMIYMKSVAGSDGTLSLTVTFKLGTDPDQAQVQVQNRVSQALPRLPEDVRRQGVTTQKQSPNLMMAVHLISPDDRFDATYIRNYAVLHIRDELARIPGVGQAGLFGSGDYAMRLWVDPQKAAALGVTASDIASAVREQNVQVSAGQIGAQPMPGENDFLISINAKGRLTSAEEFGDVVLKTGNDGEITRLRDVARVELAASEDTLRALLNGRQAVGLPIFQAPGSNSLEVAQAVREKMAELDDHFPEGMEWEIAYDPTVFVSTSIKAVIKTLLEAVLLVVLVVILFLQTWRASLIPLLAVPVSIIGTFAVLQLLGFSINTLTLFGMVLAIGIVVDDAIVVVENVERNIEEGLKPLAAAHQAMREVSGPIVAISLVLCAVFIPMAFLDGITGQFYRQFAMTIAIATVISAVNSLTLSPALAATLLKPHGARPDLPARAIDRLFGWIFRPFNRFFNKNAERYQHLVGRSLNRRSLVFAVYALLLAGTVFMFNQVPGGFIPTQDKTYLVGSIRLPEGASLDRTEAVARRVSELAQETEGVSHAAAFVGFNALQRTNTPNVGTVFVLFDDFSERDRSAEEIAAELNAKLAGIKEGFAVSFMPPPIFGLGAGSGYSMYIQDRTGAGYGELQTATNELAGALSQTPGLSYPFSSYQANVPQLDAEVDRLQAKAQGVRLDDLFGTLQLYFGSLYINDFNQFGRTYRVMAQADAPFRDEITDIDHLYTRNNRGEMVPINTMVQLKQSYGPDPVIRYNGYPAADLLGQSNPAVLSSGEALATVERVAAQTLPAGMTIEWTDLSFEQVNRSNASMLVFPLALLLVFLVLAALYESWVMPLAVILIVPMCLLAALFGVWLTDGDNNVFVQVGLVVLMGLACKNAILIVEFARELELEKGLDPVRAALEACRLRLRPIIMTSVAFIAGVVPLVMASGAGAEVRNAMGITVFTGMIGVTLFGLLLTPVFYVALRKLAGHQPHLAPVPTQEPVPKQEPVPQQEQVAAAANG